In the genome of Nitrospira japonica, one region contains:
- a CDS encoding response regulator translates to MSDLQLTPISILFVDPDIEDRAYWVRRLELASPEYVITTVEEGRTAIEMCRSRRFDCVVLELKLPDISGFEVLTHLCPVASQPDVAVVILTKLLFTTLSAAARTNGAQSYLIKPQTSGDQLDTAIQKAVARVGPTSKRLPTQAMLNDRESLRGGAESETIDG, encoded by the coding sequence ATGTCGGACCTTCAACTGACTCCCATTTCCATTCTATTTGTCGATCCCGACATTGAAGATCGTGCGTATTGGGTGCGCCGTCTCGAACTGGCCTCGCCGGAGTATGTCATCACGACCGTTGAGGAAGGACGGACGGCCATCGAGATGTGCCGGTCCAGACGGTTTGATTGTGTTGTCTTGGAATTGAAGCTACCCGATATCTCGGGCTTCGAAGTTCTGACTCATCTCTGCCCAGTGGCGTCGCAACCTGACGTGGCCGTCGTCATTCTGACCAAGCTGCTATTTACGACTCTCTCTGCCGCCGCCAGGACTAATGGGGCGCAAAGCTACCTCATCAAACCTCAGACCTCTGGTGATCAGTTGGACACTGCCATCCAGAAGGCCGTTGCGAGGGTGGGGCCGACGAGCAAGCGGCTTCCCACACAAGCTATGCTGAACGATCGCGAGTCTCTGCGGGGAGGCGCTGAGAGTGAGACGATCGATGGGTAG
- a CDS encoding response regulator, whose product MSNRYTAPISILFVDPDIEGRAYWLRRLATSSPDYFVRTVEDGHTALKLCKFRKFDCVVLELVLPDISGFEVLINLCPPWHRNPRSRWSF is encoded by the coding sequence ATGTCGAATCGCTATACCGCGCCGATCTCTATTCTTTTCGTGGATCCTGACATCGAAGGTCGCGCCTACTGGTTGCGCCGGCTCGCGACTTCTTCTCCTGACTACTTTGTCCGTACGGTCGAAGATGGGCACACGGCGCTCAAGCTGTGCAAATTCCGGAAGTTCGATTGTGTCGTGCTTGAGTTGGTATTGCCCGACATCTCAGGCTTCGAGGTCCTTATCAATCTTTGCCCCCCCTGGCATCGAAACCCGCGGTCGCGGTGGTCATTTTGA
- a CDS encoding maltose acetyltransferase domain-containing protein yields the protein MDEELIRARERARHLCQTLNTSLGSINGQQRSTLIGDP from the coding sequence ATGGACGAGGAGTTGATTCGCGCACGAGAGCGGGCACGCCATCTCTGCCAGACGTTGAATACGAGCTTGGGCTCAATCAATGGGCAGCAACGGAGTACTCTCATTGGTGACCCGTGA